In the genome of Vanacampus margaritifer isolate UIUO_Vmar chromosome 1, RoL_Vmar_1.0, whole genome shotgun sequence, one region contains:
- the LOC144038557 gene encoding uncharacterized protein LOC144038557, with translation MAASVHMRITLLLAAISLTQVITVSCQENSKNDTCGDNGHVYANKEMWSPEPCRICVCESGKAACESVICDDLADCAQSLTPEGECCPVCITPADTPTADPSAAPVKNEGSSCQVEGKIYAHNDIWKPAACSVCVCDNGVSICSDVQCEVVPNCHKMVTPEGECCPVCQNLASATRHIAIMGYRGQKGEPGDIPQLVGIPGPQGPSGPPGAQGRPGHRGFKGRRGFQGPPGFDGEPGIPGNPGEPGPPGFPSLPGGNFMSQMASGFNEKSAGLTGMVTGSRGEAGSRGPAGATGPPGPAGGQGLPGEAGEPGHMGEPGLRGPEGLTGKSGPDGEAGAAGAPGELGFPGSVGARGLPGSPGVPGQKGHKGEWGLFGPRGETGAAGGKGISGTPGAMGAPGPVGPPGLLGERGRAGAPGAVGKRGAAGHVGKPGPLGPIGIPGVPGFPGGPGQKGEVGNIGVRGSPGQQGPRGDAGHVGPSGPTGKQGAEGPDGAPGARGSTGLAGGLGPSGLVGPIGSPGPQGTTGAQGPKGQDGDAGVAGVRGEAGLKGERGDHGAPGLLGPVGDEGKRGPRGDAGSVGDPGPQGETGIPGNRGFSGTDGFPGAKGAQGERGPPGTQATKGPAGDLGRPGEPGLTGARGLSGIMGAEGEEGKPGPQGLAGDDGKPGPAGSTGGRGLAGIMGLSGPKGLSGDPGKNGEAGSFGSQGQRGVNGKDGEEGAAGPTGPAGPAGKRGEQGSQGPVGFQGLPGVPGPPGDSGKPGSEGLAGEEGSAGTSGLRGERGAPGGRGETGPKGLQGPKGTPGSLGPDGFKGKPGVKGTTGETGSPGLQGMPGERGISGSPGPKGDVGSAGDIGLEGKAGLDGARGVSGPVGPPGAVGANGAKGEPGSPGPNGRRGTRGVPGSNGEPGATGAAGFPGTAGAEGQAGVKGETGEPGLKGEAGPPGPPGIAGTPGVQGPVGLTGLKGGRGTQGAAGSPGFPGLPGGVGPPGSLGAVGADGVIGLTGKQGPSGIRGENGAPGLQGEIGTTGPAGTPGDKGDSGEDGSAGPTGPPGPPGAAGQRGVVGHPGVRGEGAMPGLPGPAGLPGKAGAPGVPGGKGPPGGVGAVGATGPSGDPGPEGVAGEEGPPGTDGLMGARGDRGNPGPEGLAGGPGSSGNEGPVGATGSTGPRGENGAKGSSGPHGAPGVRGKAGPQGPQGDKGPAGEQGERGQKGHRGFTGLHGLPGIAGATGDAGPPGIVGPAGPRGHPGVVGPSGKEGNIGQPGAMGAPGSRGNSGDVGVQGPEGEPGPPGPPGPPGPPTAAVNEYFAAPMDFGERGVPEAVDFFKDDVAADPPPLPELNKDEPLPEKSPIIVHTALKTLSRRVHNIRSPDGTKENPAKTCQDIKQCYPQKTSGEYWVDPNQGSTKDAIKVFCNMDSGETCIAANPANISRKSWWTKSTPTVNKPIWFGAQMYGGSPFRYGNSEEQPNTVAVQMKLLQLLSKESHQRVTYHCKNSAAYKDGKGTVKKALILKGANGQDLRAQGNNRLRYTVIEDGCVKSNGKWAKTVLEYRTQTPVRLPIADVAPMDIGKANQEFGLDIGPVCFS, from the exons ATGGCCGCTTCCGTGCACATGAGGATTACGCTCCTGCTGGCCGCCATTTCCCTAACTCAGGTGATTACAGTCTCCTGCCAGGAAAACTCCAAGAATG ATACGTGTGGCGACAATGGACACGTGTACGCCAACAAAGAAATGTGGAGCCCCGAACCTTGCAGGATCTGCGTGTGTGAGTCCGGCAAGGCCGCGTGTGAGAGTGTGATCTGCGACGACCTTGCCGATTGCGCCCAGTCACTGACCCCGGAGGGCGAGTGCTGCCCGGTGTGCATCACACCCGCGGACACTCCCACCGCAGACCCTTCCGCAG CTCCCGTGAAGAACGAGGGCTCGAGCTGCCAAGTGGAAGGCAAGATCTACGCTCACAACGACATCTGGAAACCCGCAGCgtgcagtgtgtgcgtgtgcgacaACGGCGTGAGTATCTGCAGCGACGTGCAGTGCGAGGTGGTGCCCaactgccacaagatggtgaccCCGGAGGGCGAGTGCTGCCCCGTGTGCCAGAACCTGGCCAGCGCCACCAGGCACATCG CAATCATGGGTTATAGG GGACAGAAGGGTGAACCTGGTGATATTCCACAG CTTGTGGGAATCCCTGGACCTCAAGGACCCTCC GGTCCTCCGGGTGCTCAGGGAAGACCTGGACATCGAGGATTTAAAGGCAGAAGG GGATTCCAAGGACCTCCAGGCTTTGATGGAGAGCCCGGTATACCCGGAAATCCAGGCGAGCCGGGCCCCCCGGGTTTTCCTTCCCTTCCTGGG GGAAACTTCATGTCACAAATGGCTTCAGGTTTCAATGAAAAGTCAGCAGGCCTGACCGGCATGGTGACAGGATCAAGG GGTGAAGCAGGATCACGAGGGCCTGCTGGGGCGACTGGTCCACCA GGACCAGCCGGTGGCCAGGGACTGCCAGGCGAGGCCGGAGAACCGGGACATATG GGTGAACCGGGTCTTCGAGGACCAGAAGGGTTGACAGGAAAAAGTGGTCCTGAT GGGGAAGCTGGAGCCGCTGGTGCTCCAGGAGAGTTGGGATTCCCAGGATCAGTG GGTGCACGAGGGTTACCGGGCAGTCCAGGTGTCCCAGGTCAAAAAGGTCACAAG GGTGAGTGGGGCCTTTTTGGTCCTAGAGGTGAGACCGGTGCCGCTGGAGGCAAG GGAATTTCTGGTACTCCCGGTGCCATGGGTGCTCCTGGCCCAGTG GGCCCACCAGGCTTATTGGGTGAAAGGGGAAGGGCTGGTGCACCTGGTGCTGTG GGGAAACGCGGTGCAGCCGGACATGTTGGCAAACCAGGTCCCCTG GGTCCTATTGGAATCCCTGGTGTGCCAGGTTTCCCAGGTGGGCCGGGACAGAAG GGTGAAGTGGGAAACATTGGTGTGAGAGGAAGTCCAGGTCAGCAGGGACCCAGAGGAGATGCGGGTCATGTCGGACCATCAGGGCCCACCGGAAAGCAG GGAGCCGAGGGGCCCGATGGAGCGCCAGGTGCGAGGGGGTCAACA GGCCTAGCAGGTGGTCTGGGTCCATCAGGGCTGGTTGGCCCGATTGGGTCCCCAGGACCCCAAGGAACCACAGGAGCACAGGGACCAAAAGGCCAAGAT GGTGATGCTGGTGTGGCTGGAGTGAGAGGAGAAGCTGGACTTAAAGGAGAAAGA GGCGACCATGGCGCTCCAGGTCTGTTAGGCCCCGTGGGAGATGAGGGCAAGCGTGGACCTCGAGGGGATGCGGGCTCTGTCGGTGACCCAGGACCTCAAGGCGAGACT GGCATCCCAGGGAATCGTGGCTTCTCTGGCACGGATGGTTTTCCAGGTGCAAAA GGAGCTCAGGGCGAAAGAGGGCCACCGGGCACACAGGCTACAAAAGGTCCGGCAGGAGATCTGGGACGCCCCGGAGAGCCCGGTTTAACTGGCGCTCGG GGTCTGTCTGGAATTATGGGTGCAGAAGGAGAAGAAGGCAAACCAGGACCACAG GGCTTGGCAGGAGATGACGGCAAACCGGGCCCAGCGGGTTCAACAGGAGGTCGAGGTTTAGCTGGAATCATGGGCCTGTCAGGTCCAAAAGGCCTCTCT GGTGATCCTGGGAAGAACGGCGAGGCTGGCAGTTTTGGCTCGCAGGGTCAAAGG GGAGTGAACGGAAAAGACGGCGAGGAAGGCGCTGCTGGTCCAACTGGCCCAGCG GGTCCTGCAGGGAAGAGAGGCGAGCAAGGGTCACAGGGACCCGTTGGCTTTCAG GGTTTGCCTGGAGTGCCAGGTCCACCCGGTGACTCTGGTAAACCAGGAAGTGAG GGACTTGCTGGGGAGGAAGGCTCTGCCGGAACTTCCGGATTGAGG GGAGAAAGAGGTGCTCCTGGAGGGAGAGGTGAAACCGGACCCAAAGGTCTGCAGGGACCTAAGGGTACTCCAGGTAGTCTAGGTCCAGATGGATTCAAG GGAAAGCCCGGTGTAAAAGGAACTACTGGAGAAACAGGAAGTCCAGGACTTCAGGGTATGCCAGGGGAAAGAGGCATCTCAGGATCCCCCGGCCCAAAGGGGGACGTG GGCTCTGCCGGTGACATCGGACTAGAAGGCAAAGCTGGACTTGATGGAGCTCGG GGTGTTTCTGGTCCAGTTGGACCTCCGGGTGCAGTTGGAGCCAACGGCGCCAAG GGAGAGCCCGGTTCCCCAGGACCCAACGGACGCCGAGGAACAAGAGGAGTACCT GGTTCAAATGGTGAGCCCGGTGCAACTGGTGCTGCAGGTTTTCCTGGAACTGCT GGTGCTGAAGGTCAAGCCGGGGTGAAAGGGGAGACTGGAGAACCAGGCCTTAAGGGAGAGGCAGGACCACCGGGACCACCAGGAATTGCCGGCACACCGGGAGTACAG GGCCCGGTCGGTCTGACTGGACTCAAAGGTGGCAGAGGAACGCAGGGCGCAGCG GGTTCTCCTGGTTTCCCTGGCTTACCTGGAGGTGTCGGTCCACCTGGTTCTCTT GGTGCTGTTGGAGCGGATGGAGTCATTGGCCTTACTGGAAAGCAGGGCCCCTCTGGTATTCGTGGGGAAAATGGAGCCCCTGGACTTCAAGGCGAGATTGGCACTACAGGCCCGGCAGGCACACCTGGAGACAAGGGTGATTCTGGAGAAGACGGTTCCGCG GGTCCTACTGGACCTCCGGGACCTCCTGGTGCCGCAGGACAGCGAGGCGTTGTTGGTCATCCTGGAGTGAGAGGAGAGGGAGCGATGCCAGGCCTGCCCGGGCCTGCG GGTCTACCTGGAAAAGCGGGAGCTCCTGGAGTCCCAGGTGGAAAGGGTCCTCCTGGTGGAGTTGGTGCTGTGGGTGCCACCGGGCCAAGTGGCGATCCGGGCCCTGAG GGAGTGGCTGGAGAAGAAGGACCTCCCGGCACAGACGGACTCATGGGGGCAAGG GGCGATCGAGGTAATCCAGGTCCCGAGGGTCTGGCTGGAGGACCAGGTTCTTCAGGAAATGAGGGTCCGGTGGGAGCGACAGGTAGTACTGGACCAAGAGGTGAAAAT GGTGCCAAAGGCTCTTCTGGACCCCATGGAGCGCCTGGTGTGCGAGGCAAAGCG GGCCCTCAAGGACCTCAGGGAGATAAAGGACCAGCAGGTGAACAAGGAGAGAGGGGCCAGAAAGGTCACAGAGGTTTTACCGGTCTCCACGGTTTGCCAGGAATTGCT GGGGCTACAGGGGATGCAGGTCCTCCAGGTATTGTTGGACCAGCTGGGCCAAGG GGTCATCCAGGCGTGGTGGGTCCATCTGGGAAGGAGGGTAACATCGGCCAGCCAGGAGCAATGGGGGCGCCTGGAAGCAGAGGAAACAGTGGCGACGTCGGCGTTCAG GGCCCTGAAGGAGAACCAGGACCTCCTGGACCTCCAGGCCCACCTGGACCTCCCACTGCAGCTGTGAATGAATACTTTGCAGCGCCCATGGATTTCGGTGAGCGTGGCGTGCCAGAAGCTGTGGACTTCTTCAAGGACGACGTGGCAGCGGACCCTCCTCCCCTTCCAGAGTTGAACAAAGATGAGCCTCTTCCTGAAAAGAGCCCCATCATTGTTCACACGGCTCTGAAGACCCTTAGCAGGCGTGTGCATAACATTCGCAGTCCAGATGGGACAAAGGAGAACCCTGCAAAGACATGTCAGGACATCAAGCAATGTTACCCACAAAAAACAAGTG GCGAGTACTGGGTTGATCCAAACCAGGGAAGCACAAAAGATGCCATCAAAGTCTTCTGCAACATGGATAGCGGTGAAACCTGCATCGCTGCTAATCCAGCCAACATTTCCCGCAAATCATGGTGGACAAAATCCACTCCCACTGTCAACAAACCCATTTGGTTCGGAGCCCAGATGTACGGCGGAAGTCCA TTCCGCTACGGAAACAGCGAAGAGCAGCCAAATACGGTAGCGGTTCAGATGAAGCTCCTGCAGCTTCTATCCAAAGAGTCCCACCAGCGCGTCACCTACCACTGCAAGAACAGTGCGGCTTATAAAGACGGCAAGGGCACCGTGAAGAAAGCCCTGATCCTAAAAGGGGCCAACGGTCAGGATTTGAGGGCGCAAGGCAACAACCGCCTGCGATACACCGTCATCGAAGACGGCTGTGTG AAGTCCAACGGCAAATGGGCCAAGACGGTGTTGGAATACAGGACTCAAACCCCAGTCAGGCTGCCCATTGCGGACGTAGCGCCCATGGACATTGGAAAGGCCAATCAGGAGTTCGGCCTTGACATCGGACCTGTGTGTTTCTCATAA